Proteins encoded by one window of Neochlamydia sp. AcF84:
- a CDS encoding tetratricopeptide repeat protein translates to MSLESSPISSYGFPEFKELAKEKPYLRLGPYAEISLEIFKKLSQQDLSNARGVCKEWKHLIEQSEKWKEISEMVDSKLFEVNQKTGDESSLLSSSSNQWDQPRIAEFLWQDPTTIISDSLVAKVNVAADYLQKEGFKLKGVAGDGDCFFRAFLGSYKGLSRKIPLLDDRKDKISYLREVLSDIVKHTDSKRAKEIIRKGAWVSGLGEGDLLASALSIPIRLVTINEEQLICGIHDRLIFSQAGLSEENRSQEWETIPQEERPQEYIFIVDLGGHFIYSQKPLKLDKIILSKFKISPHAASGKDNSLYPNKKVKTVDKIGENKRSSLNNSKSKTSSNVLWREDNSFYYYKRAKIATIRGEIKQLAIKVPQGDGTAKKEIFNLSNPLAALPLKIFQKIFLSFSSLTHEELKGIANARSCAKSFKQHMPSNIKLLVEYQPQKQKPYFKKILEYIKDINSPHHQNNSLLSVERIEEAYALALKYAVQKKDLIQESFCIEKLGDIYLRKGTPETLLHAAGLYNYALHMSTQKQQKILNDKLFKVQNLLVRACNGSPLSLAVMKKQFITNRQALKKFREKIEDKIQALGLDPSPEEVRELYGEIAQQIKVFFELLAKQAIETLGSTPCEYAMIGFGSLAREEMTPYSDLEFGILVQEDTPYNREYFKRLTTLIHLKVINLGETILPALNIPCLNDIGFFDGITPRGFAFDGEGAEGKGCKTPFGNRQTFELIQTPEKMAQYVAQDEKGKWWHQKEPHLPMELLTFTHLLGNHELTKQYIENIQEKLNTPYQKNLNLRQYLAKVHLVKEDMISFDPGMGHLERQGMLFKVKNDLYRFPHLAVDRLSLLKKIVASNTFSRIEQLKEQGILTEGASTKLDEWISIALFMRLKTYSHYQAQKEMMNPLLKPFGFDEPELIQEQFALNEGALEKVKKIYSFFIPFYQAIQAFLSGDESILTSSTLDDNSPQAQGSIALRLFQHEEAIRWYLLATKNDPKSSNLLNALGMAYREQKNLKQAKNYIAEAFEIDYEQFVETSLNMARDFNNLCLIYLERGKLKKAIDRAEKAIKISGKLSYKDLEVATSYNNLGLIYIKQNDLGPESILTSSTLDDDSPQIQGSIALRLFQHEEAIRGYLLATENDPENSNLLNALGMACYEQKNLKQAKNYIAKALKIDHRQYVETFLNMARDFNNLCLIHQERGKLKKAIDCAEKAIKIYEELSHKDLKVATSYNNLGLIYIEQNDSEKALYYFDRAHKIITDRYGKNHVKAAASYSNLGYVFQKAGSLEKAIEYTRKALKINVQHFGKHHANVSINYLNLATIYCDYGNLRMAVQYINKAFAIDLKLFGENHARMAGVYHVLGLIYADYEEVEEAIKWIEKALDIDFKQFGEYHPAVASRFNILGCLYQQLYVWDKEKQKEKPLEYINHALKINRKLFGENHSSAAACYNNLGMLYFDLGSGKEAVECINRAIAIYRKLFGENYLLVKKGYENLARIHLMYGTPKEVAERNNKAWFIGSQLHGENHAHLIKNYMRQHQIHLNHGNFKEAAECLKKARAIDPKLFGGDHSKRATYYTQLSQIHLNQGNFDKAAEQARKALTINLRLLGEVRRNVAKDYEKLSQTYLGQGNLEPAAECAKKALAIALELVGKNHLNEAGDYNELSQTYLNQGDLKRAAEYVKKALAINLNFLDENYLDVAILYNKLSQTYLTQGDLKRAAKYVKKALAINLDFLKQNHPDIAELYDNLSQAYLKQRKWQKAAEHATKALIVERKLNGNNSSKVTSYRKSLELICQEHNELKKAAKRVKESLTIKLKCFNGKHPEVAKDYHELGNIYRELGKPNKATKCVEKAFAINPSILNENQRSGPKKRHLPDMTYQSYGVLVQAAEGSEKTLAMHLKFLDEIYRILERDYNSLGIIYQQQGNLNQEAEYVERALAIRRKILGVDPTTVALYHTQLSQIYLNQKKFEKSAEYAEKALTIEVKLLGEYPDVVGICYSNLRQFYKEQRNTDMAAKYAKKALAIKPKSLGENFPSGAIWYSKLGQIYHEQGNLGKAAKYFKKALAINIELFGENNHTVFENYKNLVQIYEEQGKLKKAARHCKKALAIILEIFDENHLDLAAIYANLGQIYLSQRKLKKAAEYAEEALAINLKFFGEDHPEVAKAYNNLGTIHFKQGNWEQAADYIQKELPLERKRLSEDHPHVAKIYNNLGAIHYKQGNWEQAAEYVNKALAINLKLSEEDHLAIAMNYNNLRRIYQAHGKTGKAFEFANKFLAIDFKLFDESHSDVSWLYNDRSQIYLEQGDLETAAEYAEKALALDLKLYGENHPQVATDYNNLGQIYHEQGKLEKAAEYYKITLSIDPTVLNEKHRIVAIDYIKRGAIYYNQGNLNQAAKCFKKALAIDLKLLGEDHINVAGYHSMLGTICQKQGNLLHAAQHISKSLAITLKLFGENHPRVAVCYILLGDIYLEKNDLEKAGEYINKALIIKLKVFDANHFHVKVCYTNLGTICYKQGNWQQAAEYVNKVLAIDLKLFGEDCPLVAQDYEWLGRIYQKQGDLVKAVEYWKEALKIARKLYGKNHPAVAICYSALRQIYQKHKNLGKAIEYGEKALAINLRLFGENHLAVAACYNILGLIYQAQGNLEKAAECTDKARSINLKLSSESSSTETLDDHTLNTSNENTGIQGRRA, encoded by the coding sequence ATGAGTTTGGAGAGTTCCCCTATTAGCTCTTATGGATTTCCTGAATTTAAGGAACTAGCAAAAGAAAAGCCTTATTTAAGGCTAGGCCCGTATGCAGAAATTAGCTTAGAGATTTTCAAGAAGCTGAGTCAACAAGATTTATCTAATGCACGAGGCGTTTGCAAAGAGTGGAAGCATCTAATTGAGCAAAGTGAGAAGTGGAAAGAGATTTCAGAAATGGTTGATTCTAAACTATTTGAAGTAAATCAAAAAACCGGTGATGAATCCTCTCTTTTAAGCTCTTCTTCTAATCAGTGGGACCAACCTCGAATAGCTGAGTTCTTGTGGCAAGACCCTACCACTATTATTAGCGATTCACTAGTAGCAAAAGTAAATGTTGCTGCTGATTATCTACAAAAAGAAGGCTTTAAATTAAAAGGTGTGGCGGGTGACGGCGACTGCTTTTTTAGGGCTTTTTTAGGAAGCTATAAAGGACTTTCTAGAAAGATACCCTTGCTAGACGATCGAAAAGATAAAATTTCCTATTTAAGAGAAGTGCTCTCAGACATTGTTAAACACACCGACAGTAAAAGAGCTAAAGAAATAATACGAAAAGGAGCTTGGGTAAGCGGCTTAGGTGAAGGAGATTTATTAGCATCGGCTTTATCTATTCCAATAAGATTAGTAACAATTAATGAGGAACAGTTGATTTGCGGGATTCATGATAGGTTAATTTTTTCGCAAGCAGGCTTATCTGAAGAAAATAGATCCCAGGAATGGGAAACTATTCCTCAAGAAGAAAGGCCTCAAGAATATATCTTTATAGTGGATCTAGGGGGCCATTTTATTTATTCTCAAAAGCCCTTAAAGCTAGATAAAATCATTCTTTCAAAGTTTAAAATCTCTCCACATGCTGCTTCAGGAAAAGATAATTCTTTATATCCTAATAAAAAAGTTAAAACAGTAGATAAAATAGGGGAAAATAAAAGATCTTCATTAAACAACTCTAAGTCAAAAACTTCATCTAATGTTCTGTGGAGAGAAGATAATTCTTTTTACTACTATAAAAGAGCTAAAATAGCAACTATAAGGGGAGAAATTAAACAATTGGCAATAAAAGTACCCCAAGGTGATGGGACGGCTAAAAAAGAAATATTTAATCTCTCCAATCCTTTAGCTGCTTTGCCCTTAAAAATTTTCCAAAAAATTTTTCTTTCTTTTAGTAGTTTAACCCATGAGGAATTAAAAGGAATTGCTAATGCTAGAAGCTGTGCTAAAAGTTTTAAACAACATATGCCAAGCAACATTAAGCTTTTGGTAGAGTACCAACCTCAAAAACAAAAGCCTTATTTTAAAAAGATTTTAGAATATATAAAGGATATTAATTCTCCTCATCATCAAAATAATAGCTTGCTCTCAGTAGAGAGAATCGAAGAAGCATATGCGCTTGCCTTAAAATATGCTGTCCAAAAGAAAGACCTTATCCAAGAAAGCTTTTGCATAGAAAAATTGGGTGATATTTATTTAAGAAAAGGAACGCCAGAAACGCTTTTGCACGCTGCGGGGCTCTACAATTATGCTTTACATATGTCTACTCAAAAGCAGCAAAAAATTCTTAACGATAAGCTTTTCAAAGTTCAAAATTTGCTTGTTAGAGCATGCAATGGCAGCCCCTTAAGTTTGGCGGTTATGAAGAAGCAATTTATTACCAATCGCCAAGCATTGAAAAAGTTTAGAGAGAAAATAGAAGATAAAATTCAGGCTCTCGGCTTAGACCCTTCTCCTGAAGAAGTAAGAGAGTTGTATGGTGAGATTGCACAACAGATAAAAGTTTTCTTTGAGCTTTTGGCAAAGCAGGCCATTGAAACATTAGGGTCAACTCCTTGTGAATATGCAATGATAGGATTTGGCTCGTTAGCTAGAGAAGAAATGACGCCATATTCAGATTTAGAATTTGGCATTCTTGTGCAAGAAGATACTCCATACAACAGAGAGTATTTTAAGCGTTTGACTACTTTAATTCACTTAAAGGTCATCAATTTAGGAGAAACCATTCTTCCTGCTTTAAACATTCCTTGCTTAAATGACATAGGTTTTTTTGATGGAATTACTCCAAGAGGTTTTGCATTTGATGGGGAAGGAGCAGAAGGAAAAGGGTGTAAAACCCCCTTTGGTAATCGCCAGACTTTTGAGCTTATCCAAACTCCTGAAAAGATGGCTCAATATGTCGCTCAAGATGAAAAGGGTAAATGGTGGCATCAGAAAGAGCCTCATCTTCCTATGGAACTTTTGACTTTCACTCACCTCCTAGGTAATCATGAGTTAACTAAACAGTACATTGAAAACATTCAAGAAAAACTTAATACGCCTTACCAAAAAAACCTTAACCTGCGTCAATACTTGGCTAAAGTTCATTTAGTCAAAGAGGATATGATATCTTTTGACCCAGGAATGGGCCATTTAGAAAGGCAAGGTATGCTTTTTAAAGTGAAAAATGATTTGTACCGGTTTCCCCATCTGGCCGTGGATCGGCTATCTCTTCTCAAAAAAATAGTAGCTTCCAATACTTTCAGTAGGATCGAGCAACTAAAGGAGCAAGGAATTTTAACAGAAGGTGCGTCTACAAAGCTAGACGAGTGGATAAGTATAGCGTTATTCATGCGCCTTAAAACTTACTCTCATTATCAAGCACAAAAAGAGATGATGAATCCTCTGCTTAAACCTTTTGGGTTTGATGAACCTGAACTTATCCAAGAGCAGTTTGCTTTAAATGAGGGAGCATTAGAAAAAGTAAAAAAAATTTATAGCTTTTTTATTCCATTCTATCAGGCTATCCAAGCTTTTTTATCCGGAGATGAAAGTATACTTACATCTTCTACCTTAGATGATAATTCGCCACAGGCTCAAGGAAGCATAGCTTTAAGGCTTTTTCAACACGAGGAGGCAATAAGATGGTACTTATTAGCAACAAAAAACGATCCAAAAAGTTCTAATCTATTAAATGCTTTAGGAATGGCCTACCGCGAGCAAAAGAATTTAAAGCAAGCGAAGAATTATATTGCTGAAGCATTTGAAATCGATTATGAGCAGTTTGTTGAAACATCCCTCAACATGGCAAGAGATTTTAATAATCTCTGTTTAATTTACCTAGAGCGAGGCAAGTTAAAGAAGGCAATTGATCGTGCTGAAAAAGCTATCAAAATCTCCGGAAAGCTTTCTTACAAAGATCTAGAAGTGGCGACCAGTTATAACAATTTAGGATTGATATATATAAAGCAGAATGATTTAGGGCCTGAGAGTATACTTACTTCTTCCACTTTAGATGATGATTCGCCACAGATTCAAGGAAGCATAGCTTTAAGGCTTTTTCAACATGAAGAGGCAATAAGAGGGTACTTATTAGCAACAGAAAACGATCCAGAAAATTCTAATCTATTAAATGCTTTAGGAATGGCCTGCTATGAACAAAAGAATTTAAAGCAAGCGAAGAATTATATTGCTAAAGCACTTAAAATCGATCATAGACAGTATGTTGAAACATTCCTCAACATGGCAAGAGATTTTAATAATCTCTGTTTAATTCACCAAGAGCGAGGCAAGTTAAAGAAGGCAATTGATTGTGCTGAAAAGGCTATCAAAATTTACGAGGAGCTTTCTCACAAAGATTTAAAAGTGGCAACCAGCTATAACAATTTAGGATTAATATATATAGAACAAAATGATTCAGAAAAAGCACTTTATTATTTTGATCGGGCTCACAAAATTATTACTGATCGTTATGGTAAGAATCATGTAAAGGCGGCCGCATCTTATAGCAATCTAGGATATGTCTTCCAAAAAGCAGGAAGTTTAGAAAAGGCAATTGAATATACTAGGAAGGCGCTTAAAATCAATGTCCAGCACTTTGGCAAACATCATGCAAATGTGTCAATAAATTATCTTAACTTAGCAACCATTTACTGTGATTACGGAAATTTAAGAATGGCGGTTCAGTATATTAATAAAGCTTTTGCAATAGATCTTAAGTTATTTGGTGAGAATCACGCAAGGATGGCAGGTGTTTACCACGTCCTAGGCTTGATTTACGCAGATTACGAAGAAGTAGAAGAAGCAATTAAATGGATTGAGAAAGCACTCGATATTGATTTTAAGCAATTTGGAGAATATCATCCAGCGGTAGCAAGCCGTTTTAACATCCTAGGGTGCCTTTATCAGCAATTATATGTATGGGATAAAGAAAAGCAAAAAGAAAAGCCATTAGAATATATAAATCACGCTCTCAAAATCAATCGTAAGCTTTTTGGAGAGAATCATTCAAGTGCGGCAGCTTGTTATAATAATTTAGGGATGCTTTACTTCGATCTAGGAAGTGGAAAAGAGGCAGTTGAGTGCATAAATCGAGCAATTGCAATTTATCGTAAGCTTTTTGGAGAAAATTATCTCTTAGTAAAAAAAGGCTATGAAAACCTGGCACGAATCCACTTAATGTATGGAACTCCGAAGGAGGTAGCTGAGCGTAATAATAAAGCATGGTTTATTGGATCACAGCTTCATGGAGAAAATCACGCCCACTTAATAAAAAACTACATGCGCCAGCACCAAATTCATCTAAACCACGGAAATTTCAAGGAGGCAGCTGAGTGTCTAAAAAAAGCTCGCGCCATTGATCCTAAGCTTTTTGGTGGGGATCATTCAAAGAGGGCAACATATTATACTCAACTAAGTCAAATTCATTTAAATCAAGGCAATTTTGACAAGGCGGCTGAGCAAGCCAGGAAAGCTCTCACCATTAACCTTAGATTGTTGGGTGAGGTTCGTCGCAATGTAGCCAAAGATTATGAAAAGTTGAGCCAAACCTATCTAGGCCAAGGTAATTTAGAACCAGCGGCTGAGTGTGCCAAGAAAGCGCTTGCTATTGCCCTAGAGCTTGTAGGTAAGAACCATCTCAATGAAGCAGGGGATTACAACGAGCTGAGCCAAACTTACTTAAACCAAGGTGATTTAAAAAGGGCGGCTGAGTATGTCAAGAAAGCGCTTGCTATTAACCTTAACTTTTTAGATGAAAATTATCTTGATGTTGCAATACTTTACAACAAGCTAAGCCAAACCTATTTAACCCAAGGTGATTTAAAAAGGGCGGCTAAGTATGTCAAGAAAGCGCTTGCTATTAACCTTGACTTTTTGAAGCAAAATCATCCAGATATTGCGGAGCTTTATGATAACCTGAGTCAAGCCTATTTAAAACAAAGGAAATGGCAAAAGGCAGCTGAGCATGCCACAAAGGCGCTTATCGTTGAGCGTAAACTTAATGGGAATAATTCTAGCAAGGTCACATCTTATCGCAAAAGCCTTGAGTTGATTTGCCAAGAGCATAACGAGTTAAAGAAGGCGGCTAAGCGTGTTAAGGAATCACTTACAATTAAACTTAAGTGTTTTAATGGAAAGCATCCTGAGGTGGCAAAAGATTACCATGAATTAGGAAACATCTACCGAGAACTAGGTAAGCCCAATAAGGCAACCAAGTGTGTCGAGAAAGCTTTTGCCATTAACCCCAGCATTTTGAATGAAAATCAACGCTCTGGGCCAAAAAAACGTCACCTCCCAGATATGACCTACCAAAGCTATGGCGTACTAGTGCAGGCGGCCGAGGGTAGTGAGAAAACTCTTGCCATGCACCTTAAGTTTTTGGATGAAATTTATCGCATTTTAGAAAGAGATTACAACAGCTTGGGAATAATCTACCAACAACAGGGCAATTTAAATCAGGAAGCTGAGTATGTTGAGAGAGCTCTTGCCATAAGACGTAAAATTTTGGGTGTAGATCCTACGACTGTAGCATTATATCATACCCAATTAAGCCAAATATATTTAAACCAAAAAAAATTCGAAAAGTCGGCCGAGTATGCCGAGAAAGCTCTCACCATTGAGGTAAAGCTTTTAGGCGAATATCCTGACGTTGTAGGAATATGCTACAGTAATTTGAGACAATTTTATAAAGAACAGCGTAATACAGATATGGCGGCTAAATATGCTAAAAAAGCTCTTGCTATTAAGCCCAAGTCGCTAGGCGAAAATTTTCCTTCTGGAGCAATATGGTACAGCAAGCTGGGACAAATCTACCATGAACAAGGAAATTTAGGCAAGGCGGCTAAATACTTTAAGAAAGCGCTTGCTATTAACATAGAGCTTTTTGGTGAAAACAATCACACTGTTTTTGAGAATTATAAAAATTTAGTGCAAATCTATGAAGAGCAAGGCAAGTTAAAGAAAGCAGCTCGGCATTGCAAGAAAGCGCTTGCCATTATCCTCGAAATTTTTGATGAAAATCATCTTGATTTAGCAGCAATTTATGCCAACTTGGGCCAGATCTATTTAAGCCAAAGAAAACTTAAAAAGGCTGCTGAATATGCCGAGGAAGCTCTTGCCATTAATCTTAAGTTTTTTGGTGAAGATCATCCCGAGGTGGCAAAGGCTTACAATAATCTGGGAACAATCCACTTTAAACAAGGCAATTGGGAACAGGCGGCTGATTACATACAAAAGGAGCTTCCCCTTGAACGTAAGCGTTTAAGCGAAGATCATCCCCATGTAGCAAAGATTTACAATAATCTGGGAGCAATCCACTATAAACAAGGCAATTGGGAACAGGCAGCCGAGTATGTCAACAAAGCTCTTGCTATTAACCTTAAGCTTTCTGAGGAAGATCATTTAGCAATTGCAATGAATTATAATAATCTAAGACGAATCTATCAAGCGCATGGCAAAACAGGCAAGGCTTTTGAATTTGCCAATAAGTTTCTTGCCATTGATTTTAAGCTTTTTGATGAAAGTCATTCAGATGTTTCATGGCTTTATAATGACCGAAGCCAAATCTATTTAGAACAAGGTGATTTAGAAACAGCTGCTGAGTATGCCGAGAAAGCTCTTGCCCTTGATCTCAAGCTTTATGGTGAAAATCATCCCCAGGTGGCAACTGATTATAACAACCTAGGACAAATTTACCATGAGCAAGGAAAGTTAGAAAAAGCGGCTGAGTATTATAAAATAACCCTGTCTATCGATCCTACAGTCTTGAACGAAAAACATCGTATCGTAGCAATAGATTATATCAAAAGGGGGGCAATCTACTATAACCAAGGAAATTTGAACCAGGCAGCAAAATGTTTCAAAAAAGCTCTGGCCATTGATCTTAAGCTTTTGGGTGAGGATCATATCAATGTGGCCGGATATCACTCTATGTTAGGAACGATTTGCCAGAAACAAGGGAATCTACTACATGCAGCTCAGCACATCAGCAAAAGTCTTGCCATTACTCTTAAGCTTTTTGGTGAAAATCATCCAAGGGTAGCAGTATGCTACATCTTATTGGGGGACATCTATCTAGAAAAAAATGATTTAGAAAAGGCTGGTGAGTATATAAATAAAGCTCTCATTATTAAACTTAAAGTTTTTGATGCAAACCATTTCCATGTGAAAGTATGTTACACCAATCTGGGAACAATATGTTATAAACAAGGCAATTGGCAACAGGCGGCCGAGTATGTCAACAAAGTACTTGCCATTGATCTTAAGCTTTTTGGTGAAGACTGTCCTCTCGTGGCCCAAGATTACGAGTGGTTGGGAAGGATCTATCAAAAGCAAGGCGATTTAGTGAAGGCAGTTGAGTATTGGAAGGAAGCACTGAAAATTGCACGTAAGCTTTATGGTAAAAATCATCCTGCTGTGGCAATCTGTTACTCTGCTCTGAGACAAATCTATCAGAAACATAAAAATCTGGGCAAGGCGATTGAATATGGTGAGAAAGCTCTTGCCATTAACCTTAGGCTATTTGGTGAGAATCATCTCGCCGTGGCAGCTTGTTATAACATCTTGGGATTAATTTACCAAGCACAAGGCAATCTGGAGAAGGCAGCTGAATGTACTGATAAAGCTCGATCTATTAACCTTAAGCTTTCTAGTGAAAGTTCTTCTACTGAGACGTTAGATGATCACACTTTAAACACCTCTAATGAAAATACGGGAATCCAAGGCAGGAGAGCATGA
- a CDS encoding IS630 transposase-related protein: MVYSHDLRKKALNYIENGGSMATASEVFGVTVRTLTNWIKRKKQGCLAPKKRRQSPSKIDSEKLKLYIKQNPDAYLREIAEAFGVTITAVFYACKRLKITLKKRHPSTRKEMRINERSLDKS; encoded by the coding sequence ATGGTATATTCACACGATTTAAGAAAAAAAGCTTTGAATTATATAGAGAATGGCGGCTCAATGGCCACAGCTAGTGAGGTGTTTGGTGTAACAGTTCGCACGTTAACCAACTGGATTAAGCGAAAAAAACAAGGTTGTCTAGCTCCTAAAAAAAGACGACAGAGCCCCAGTAAAATAGATAGTGAAAAGCTAAAATTATATATAAAACAAAATCCTGATGCCTACCTTAGGGAAATAGCTGAGGCATTCGGAGTGACAATAACTGCAGTTTTTTATGCCTGTAAAAGACTGAAAATCACTTTAAAAAAAAGACACCCTTCTACAAGGAAAGAGATGAGAATAAACGAGAGGAGTTTAGACAAAAGCTAG
- the acpP gene encoding acyl carrier protein, with protein sequence MCMSSTEQEVIDIIVEQLGVDRDDVTPSKKLVEDLNADSLDLTELNMTFEERLGREIPQEEAEKFKTVGDIIQYFDRITKE encoded by the coding sequence ATGTGTATGTCATCAACAGAACAGGAAGTCATCGACATCATTGTGGAACAACTAGGTGTAGATAGAGATGACGTAACTCCTTCTAAAAAGCTTGTCGAAGATCTGAATGCAGATTCTCTGGATTTAACAGAGCTCAATATGACTTTTGAAGAGCGTTTAGGAAGAGAAATCCCTCAAGAGGAAGCTGAAAAGTTTAAAACCGTAGGCGATATCATCCAATATTTCGATCGTATCACTAAAGAATAG
- the fabG gene encoding 3-oxoacyl-ACP reductase FabG: MHHLLNNQVAIVTGGTAGIGKAIAREFARQGATVAIFGTNEKRGQEVVQEIGAEKASFYPVNVAKTLEVEAAIKLVQQNYGKVDILVNNAGITRDQLMLKMTEEDWDTVMEVNLKSCYNTCKALTRHMLKARQGVIINISSVIGLIGNSGQANYAASKAAIIGFTKALAKEFASRNIRINCIAPGFIDTQMTEAMTEQQRQAILSSIPMERMGAPEDIASAAVFLASSMAQYITGQVLIVDGGMVM, encoded by the coding sequence ATGCATCATCTTTTAAACAATCAGGTAGCTATCGTTACAGGGGGAACTGCTGGCATTGGCAAAGCAATTGCTCGTGAATTTGCTCGTCAAGGAGCAACTGTGGCAATCTTCGGAACAAATGAGAAAAGAGGCCAAGAAGTCGTACAGGAAATAGGAGCAGAAAAGGCCTCTTTTTATCCCGTCAATGTAGCTAAAACCCTAGAGGTAGAGGCGGCTATAAAACTGGTGCAGCAAAATTATGGCAAAGTGGATATTTTGGTCAATAATGCGGGAATCACGCGCGATCAGTTGATGTTGAAAATGACTGAAGAAGATTGGGATACAGTCATGGAAGTTAACTTAAAATCCTGCTACAATACTTGCAAGGCTCTTACCCGCCATATGCTTAAAGCCCGTCAGGGGGTAATTATAAATATTAGCTCAGTGATCGGCCTGATCGGTAATAGTGGGCAAGCGAATTATGCGGCTTCAAAAGCTGCTATCATAGGTTTTACAAAAGCTCTTGCTAAAGAATTTGCTTCCCGTAATATTCGTATTAACTGCATTGCCCCTGGCTTTATTGACACGCAGATGACGGAAGCTATGACAGAGCAGCAGCGTCAGGCCATACTCTCTTCCATTCCTATGGAAAGGATGGGCGCTCCTGAAGATATTGCCAGCGCAGCTGTTTTCTTAGCCAGCTCGATGGCCCAATATATAACTGGGCAAGTCTTGATAGTGGACGGAGGAATGGTGATGTAA
- the fabD gene encoding ACP S-malonyltransferase produces MSHSKKIAFLFPGQGVQYLGMGKDIYENFSIARQTFQEADEVLHRHLSKIILEGPEEELLETKNSQVGIYVVSMALLRIIKDLYPNIQPDVCAGLSLGEYSALTAAQKLDFASCLSIIQYRGHYMNEACEAHSGGMAVVLGLTAREVEEAVQEVNLPHDLWIANFNCPGQIVISGTRKGIDSATSALKDKGAKRVLPLNVYGAFHSGLMKTAEARLAEHIHHASIQDSSIGLIMNVPGKKVDNILDIKNHLIRQVTSPVRWEQSIRHLGEEGIELFIEIGCGKTLAGFNKRILPHINTISVEKITELDQLAKI; encoded by the coding sequence ATGTCGCATTCTAAAAAAATTGCTTTTTTATTTCCTGGTCAAGGAGTTCAATATCTTGGGATGGGGAAAGATATTTATGAAAATTTCTCCATAGCTAGGCAAACTTTTCAAGAGGCCGATGAGGTCTTACATCGCCATTTATCTAAAATAATATTAGAAGGCCCTGAGGAAGAACTGCTTGAAACAAAAAATAGCCAGGTGGGCATTTATGTTGTCTCCATGGCACTCTTAAGAATTATTAAAGATTTATATCCTAACATACAGCCAGATGTGTGTGCCGGCTTAAGCTTAGGCGAATATTCAGCATTAACAGCTGCTCAGAAACTAGATTTTGCCTCCTGCCTCTCTATTATTCAATATAGAGGCCATTATATGAATGAAGCCTGCGAGGCTCATTCAGGGGGCATGGCAGTTGTTTTAGGTCTTACAGCTCGCGAAGTAGAGGAAGCTGTGCAGGAAGTGAATTTGCCCCATGATTTATGGATTGCTAATTTTAATTGTCCCGGCCAGATAGTTATTTCGGGAACGCGCAAAGGAATTGATAGCGCCACATCAGCGCTTAAAGATAAAGGTGCCAAGCGTGTTTTGCCTTTAAATGTATATGGAGCTTTTCATAGCGGCCTTATGAAAACAGCTGAAGCACGTCTTGCTGAACATATCCATCATGCCTCTATCCAAGATAGCTCGATAGGTTTAATCATGAATGTGCCTGGTAAAAAGGTCGATAATATTCTCGATATTAAAAATCATTTAATTAGGCAGGTGACCTCTCCTGTTCGCTGGGAGCAAAGCATTCGCCACCTGGGGGAAGAGGGAATCGAGCTATTTATTGAAATAGGTTGTGGAAAAACACTAGCAGGTTTTAATAAACGTATTCTTCCCCATATAAATACCATTTCTGTAGAGAAAATAACGGAACTTGATCAGCTTGCTAAAATATAG